In the Malaya genurostris strain Urasoe2022 chromosome 1, Malgen_1.1, whole genome shotgun sequence genome, one interval contains:
- the LOC131437111 gene encoding matrix metalloproteinase-2-like, with protein MAPKLFLSDTRPNRMGTTTATIIVSVVLLLLISYAPRTLLGAPSWNRADIVVAAPGPIPTKAMFDFMRRFGYLEKGPNQAEALYSEDAVVEAIRNIQHFGALPETGQLDRRTIQLMSSPRCGVVDLVQRREHSSRHRRYVIGSESWRKRKITYFIANWSSKVGEDSVARFMQRAFGEWAKYSNLRFVRVYDPSADIIVGFGSGHHGDNYPFDGPGNILAHAFYPYEMNSYGGDIHFDEDENWKENSTHLSDGVDFYSVAIHELGHSLGLAHSPVYSSLMFPYYKGITQGSLDYDDILAMYKLYIQNPYITEEPHLEEFNTTKPQASSDESVDEDYEEPTTRPPGEPASKLPDFVTEASTVASEADQVTTKLYDIPITFIGDYTTVDDHITRHHGIGVPTPAVPEFTQVADVCAGGFDAVGVLRGEVFIFKGAHLWRLTEKYRVKEGYPVKIWQVFRGFPRHVQRIDAVYERESDNSVVLFSGKQYWIFDGLNYLHPEARPITDFGLPDSVQKVDAAMVWSKNQKTYIFAGDQFWRYNDTAEQADDGYPMSMDRWYGIPANLDAATSVASGKTYFFKGNYYWLYNNERVRPERGYPRRASNIWLGCR; from the exons ATGGCGCcaaaactatttctgagtgaCACCCGGCCGAACCGAATGGGAACCACCACCGCCACCATCATTGTCAGTGTGGTGTtgctgttgctaattagttacgcccCGAGGACACTGCTGGGAGCCCCGTCGTGGAATCGGGCCGACATTGTTGTTGCTGCGCCCGGGCCGATTCCCACCAAAGCGATG TTTGACTTTATGCGCCGGTTTGGCTACCTGGAGAAGGGTCCGAACCAAGCGGAAGCTTTGTACAGCGAGGATGCCGTCGTCGAAGCGATCCGGAACATCCAACACTTCGGAGCATTACCGGAAACCGGCCAGTTGGATCGACGGACGATTCAG TTGATGTCGTCGCCACGCTGCGGAGTTGTTGACCTCGTACAGCGCCGGGAACACTCGAGCCGTCACCGGCGGTACGTCATTGGTTCCGAGAGTTGGCGAAAGAGGAAAATTACCTACTT CATTGCCAACTGGAGCAGCAAAGTAGGCGAAGACTCGGTTGCCCGGTTCATGCAGCGAGCTTTTGGCGAATGGGCCAAATACAGCAATTTGCGATTTGTTCGAGTGTACGACCCTTCGGCCGATATCATAGTGGGCTTCGGTAGTGGTCACCATGGCGATAA CTATCCGTTCGATGGACCGGGCAACATCCTGGCGCATGCCTTCTATCCGTACGAGATGAATTCCTACGGTGGGGACATTCACTTTGACGAAGATGAAAATTGGAAGGAGAATTCCACTCATCTATCGGATGGCGTCGATTTCTATTCGGTTGCTATTCATGAACTCGGCCATTCGTTGGGATTGGCCCATTCACCGGTCTACTCGTCGTTGATGTTTCCCTACTACAAAGGAATTACTCAGGGTTCGCTTGATTACGACGATATTTTGGCAATGTACAAACTCTACA TTCAGAATCCCTACATAACCGAGGAACCCCATTTGGAGGAGTTCAACACCACGAAACCGCAAGCCAGTTCCGACGAAAGTGTCGACGAAGATTACGAAGAACCCACGACGAGGCCACCGGGAGAACCGGCTTCCAAACTGCCGGATTTCGTTACCGAAGCTTCGACTGTAGCCAGTGAAGCCGATCAAGTGACGACCAAGCTGTACGATATTCCGATCACTTTCATAGGAGATTACACCACCGTCGATGATCACATCACGCGGCATCACGGCATTGGTGTTCCCACGCCAGCAGTCCCCGAATTTACACAGGTGGCCGATGTTTGCGCCGGTGGATTCGATGCCGTCGGTGTTCTCCGTGGAGAAGTGTTCATTTTTAAGGGAGCGCACTTGTGGCGATTGACGGAGAAGTACCGCGTGAAGGAAGGTTATCCGGTGAAAATCTGGCAGGTTTTTCGGGGGTTCCCGAGGCACGTACAGCGGATCGATGCCGTGTATGAACGGGAGTCCGACAACAGTGTGGTGCTATTTTCCG GCAAACAGTACTGGATTTTCGACGGGCTAAACTACCTTCATCCGGAAGCACGTCCCATCACTGATTTCGGTCTACCAGATAGTGTGCAGAAGGTGGACGCCGCCATGGTCTGGT CGAAGAACCAGAAAACCTACATCTTTGCCGGCGATCAGTTCTGGCGATACAACGATACGGCCGAACAAGCGGACGACGGCTATCCGATGTCGATGGACCGCTGGTACGGCATACCAGCCAATCTGGACGCGGCCACGTCGGTTGCCAGCGGGAAGACGTACTTCTTCAAAGGAAACTACTACTGGCTGTACAACAACGAGCGGGTTCGACCGGAAAGGGGCTATCCGCGAAGGGCCAGTAACATTTGGCTCGGGTGCCGTTag
- the LOC131437102 gene encoding probable dolichyl pyrophosphate Glc1Man9GlcNAc2 alpha-1,3-glucosyltransferase: MFWHLFLLASAIKMMFIPAYRSTDFEVHRNWLAITHSRPLSKWYHDATSEWTLDYPPFFAYFEWALSQVAVHFDSSMLIVTNLNYSSMATVMFQRFSVIVADIVFAFGVKRCMNILAKSSGQHVIGSALLLANIGLLMVDHIHFQYNGFLFGFLLLSISFVLTKNYLAAALFFAILLNLKHIFIYVAPVYAIFLLRFYCFRNGAALMKVIKLIAIAGGVCLLSFGPFYDHIPQVLSRLFPFKRGLTHAYWAPNFWALYNFIDKLLSIALGKKSATASSTGGLVQTFEHEILPSIPPWVTFILSALAMLPTLHKLWTLKESPHLGLNFIRAITLCGCSSFMFGWHVHEKAILMVIIPLTILSITNRNDARWTLFLGIVGHYSLFPLLFKPELVLIKHSMLVIYTGISVLLFRKIHGGQFLTMPERLYLYGFVFLSLFENIIHPGLDLKRNFPFIPLMATSVYCALGVSYFWLVYQKHFFAQTPFLASKAGFSKSKKS, encoded by the exons ATGTTTTGGCACCTATTTTTACTCGCTTCGGCGATTAAAATGATGTTCATTCCGGCCTA TCGTTCGACAGACTTCGAAGTGCACCGAAACTGGTTGGCAATCACTCACAGTAGGCCACTGTCCAAGTGGTACCACGATGCCACCAGCGAGTGGACGCTGGACTATCCACCGTTTTTCGCCTACTTCGAGTGGGCTCTGTCGCAGGTTGCTGTGCACTTTGATTCGTCCATGCTCATCGTTACCAACCTGAACTATTCGTCCATGGCTACTGTGATGTTCCAGCGCTTCTCGGTGATTGTGGCCGACATTGTGTTTGCTTTCGGTGTGAAAAG atgtaTGAATATTCTGGCAAAATCAAGCGGTCAGCATGTCATCGGTTCCGCACTGCTACTGGCCAACATTGGGCTGCTGATGGTCGATCACATTCATTTTCAGTACAATGGATTTCTGTTCGGTTTTCTACTGCTGAGCATTAGCTTTGTTCTGACGAAAAACTATCTCGCTGCGGCACTGTTCTTTGCCATTCTACTGAacctgaaacatattttcatttacgTGGCTCCGGTGTACGCCATATTTCTCCTACGGTTTTATTGCTTCCGCAATGGCGCCGCACTAATGAAAGTAATCAAACTGATTGCCATTGCCGGAGGTGTTTGTTTACTTTCATTCGGTCCATTCTACGATCACATACCGCAG GTACTCTCAAGGCTATTCCCGTTCAAACGAGGACTGACTCACGCCTATTGGGCACCAAACTTTTGGGCGCTGTACAATTTTATCGACAAGCTACTATCGATTGCACTGGGTAAAAAGTCTGCCACGGCATCCAGCACGGGAGGTCTAGTGCAAACATTCGAGCACGAAATCCTTCCCTCGATTCCACCGTGGGTGACATTTATTTTGTCGGCTCTCGCGATGCTTCCCACTCTTCACAAACTTTGGACGCTGAAGGAATCGCCCCATCTAgggctgaatttcatccgagccatCACACTTTGCGGCTGTTCGTCCTTCATGTTCGGATGGCATGTGCACGAAAAAGCCATCCTCATGGTCATCATCCCGCTCACTATTCTATCGATCACAAATCGAAACGATGCCCGATGGACGCTGTTTCTCGGAATCGTGGGTCACTATTCCCTGTTTCCGCTTCTTTTCAAACCGGAACTGGTCCTAATCAAACACAGTATGCTTGTAATCTACACCGGAATCAGCGTATTGCTTTTCCGAAAAATTCACGGTGGACAATTTTTAACCATGCCGGAACGGCTCTATCTGTACGGGTTCGTATTTCTTTCACTGTTCGAAAACATCATCCACCCGGGACTGGACCTAAAACGAAACTTTCCCTTCATCCCACTGATGGCAACGAGTGTCTACTGTGCGCTGGGAGTGTCCTACTTTTGGCTGGTCTACCAAAAACATTTCTTCGCTCAAACTCCCTTCCTCGCGTCGAAAGCGGGATTTTCGAAGAGTAAAAAgtcataa